The Biomphalaria glabrata chromosome 1, xgBioGlab47.1, whole genome shotgun sequence sequence CCATCATCAAAAGTAGAATTTTCAGCCTTCTCTTCTTTTAATGGCTTctaaaatcaaaataattaaaacatatttctaCAATCAAAAGATCAAAATGATATtcataaaatcaaaatatttttaagtatttaaaatacTTCATCAATACAGCATATACGAATTTCTATTTAGGTACCTTTTACATTCTGACTAATGTAAACATAATAAGATTTTGACTTACATTATTAGGCAAGCTATATTCAGGTCGAGGAGGCACTGAGACTAGACCAGACGCTTCATCTGGGGCTATTGGAGGAGTGGCATCAGGGTTATCATTATAATAGTCATCCCGGTTGCCCCATTTTTCACCTTCAAAGTCAGGATTTTCTCTTCTAGAGATGTCAAGTAAAAATTTAAGTgtctaatatttttaaaatttacctGATATCCCAATGCCTTAAAATAAATATGATGTGTTTTCTTTAGATACTGCAATCTAATCATTCAGGTACCTGTCTGGCAGTTGCACAGCTTTAGGTTGTTTCTTTAAGTACTGTTTAAAGCGTAATTCAAAAGCCTGTCCTATTGTGGTAACAACATCTTCAGCCAAGCCGCCACCACACTCTAAAACATGACAGGCTCTACTATACTGTGGATCTTTGGCTACATACGACACAAAATCTAATGTGTCCTAAAAGAAACATAAGATCAATGTTAAAAATTACACAGTCATCACTTTAATGAAGCTTGTGTTTGTGTCacattattaaaacattacTGGACAATTATAAACTCATAGATTTTTTTACGTAACAAATTGAATaagatacttttttaaaaataaaatttaatataaaaaatacagaaTATCAGCTATACTGAATCAGCTtaaattgaaaacattaaattttCCATAAAGGATATTTTGACATATTCAGAATGTTTTTAATATGAGGCTAACTTGTAATACAATAAGTATTGTTACTTGTCAATACTTTACTGTATTATTTTGATTCTCATTGCTTCTTAAAATGCACCCCAGATGTACATTTCCTGAGCACAGTACAGCACACTGTGAATGCTGGTAGAAATGTGATTGTACAGAGTCATGAGGTTagagaaagagacaagaaagaATGAATGTTGTTCACCCTAGTTTTTGTGGATTTTTAGTTACTAAATGGTACAGAATTTGGAACTACACTTGTCTGTTATATctgatgaattaaaaaaatccaaCCACAATATGTAGAAACAAAAACTTAAGCTTTTAGTTTTCTACTTACCACATCACCACCTGATGCAAAGGATACAACATGCAATGGATGATCAGCAATAATCTGAAATAGAAAACATACTTGGCTGCTAAACAAAATCTATAAACCACAATCTAACACTTTAATAGAGTTCATTTATcatgattttatttttccatCTTACCTCTCCAGACTCCATCACCATAAGATTTATACTGTCTGTAGTAATGGTAAGGTTCACATTGGATCCAGAATACTGCATGTGGGGTGAGTCTCCCATCATTTTTGCCAATCTACGGTCAATCTAAAATGAACAGCAAGGCAAAAATTAATGTCTAATAAATGCCACTGAATTTACAAATAAGGATATTTTAAGCAAAATATAAGGATCTCTAGGTTTTTAGTATATCTATAAACTTATGCAATTATATAATAGTTTGAATTAAAAGGTTGTTTTATTGGGGGTTTTTTGCTACCATGATTTCTTATAAATAAGTTAATAAATAAGAAAGGTTGACAATGAACTATCATGTCTAAAACGGTTACCAGACAAAATagtgcaagacaaaatagtgaaGATTTATAATATGTAAAATAAGTACAGGATTTTAGTAAGTGAGTTCCtgtacaggtttttttttttgttgaggccTCTCCTTTCTTTATCTACACTGGTTCAGGCTGTGCCTAAGTAATTAATACAGGTTTTCACAGTACATGCACTCATTGATCACTGTGCTGTACCTCTGTTATATGCACTACTGCCATCTAAACAGGAAGCAGAGTTAGTTCAATTCTGCAGGAAACTGTTGGAACTAAGAACTGTGATGTTAGATTTTGAGAAGGTAAGAAAAAGCAGTAAGCAAAGTATTCCCAGTTACCAGACGTGTCACTGATGGAGTTTCTATGTAACATTGCATACAATATGACTTTGTGAAAGTCCTTTTTTGTAGATCTGACAAGTATGGAAGTATGCATGTTTTTGAAGTGCATTTttggaatataaataaatatgatatatattgaaattattcatttttgctTATTCTATTGTGTTTGCATATTCTTATTTTACAATCTCTGAAGTGTTTACTGCAAAATGATGGGAAaataatgatacaataaaaatttaaaatatttgttctagtcTATTTTGTTTGCACTATTTAGTCAGGTCACCGACTTAAACATAACaagtatttaaaatgtatttacagtTTTGTAGCGTAccaaccttttttctttttgatacaGTTTTTAACCCAGCTGCTTCAGCTACCCTATTGATTGACTCTCTGAAGCAAAATTACAGAACAtgagacttttaaaaatatttcataacataaatttttttatatttaattaacaatattttgaatgacaaacacaaattttgttttatcattttaagtgagatgtttttattttaaatactggtaataaatatattttaaggaTGCTCATCTGAACTAAACCTTACCGTGCAATAGTTGTTCTTGTTTCAAAGTCTAAACTTTTCATAGACTCTTTGATTTCTAAACAACCAACATACTGTAGGGAAGaaagatacattttaatttttttttttaaaggtaagaTTTCTTAAACTTTCATATCCACAGATCATCAAGTTTGTAAATCAGCAAGTTAgtaaaatgaaatacaaaatttatGTTAGCTTTTGATTTTCTATCTAATGAAGTAACTTCAATatgaatattaaatttaaaatctaagtaatctaaacaaacaaaatgggataaagttacttttaaaatgtaaataccgGGTATCCATatttagaccaaaaaaaaaagttttggagAATATTTCATAAAAAGCTTGTTTGTAGACTATATTTATTTTGCATAATTGTCATggtttagaaaattattttaaaattactgacattaaaaaaatattgcattaATGGTATTAATCTAGTTTTTCGTGTTGAGTAGTAAATttcatttagtgtttttttgttcAGGGGAGGGGGGGATTGTTTCAGTCAAGCATATTCAAGCTAGCTCACATCAACAATCTCTACTAATTTATTAATCTCTAATTCAAAATGGGATGCACAGACCTTACAATCATTAAAAAGGGGTTTCTAAATATTGGTTTAATATTCATATTTAGTATGGCATTTTTATTCAGACATTATCAGCACATCAAGCTTAAGGAACAGGATTACTAAGATCAGCATAATATAGTCTTTTAATCTGCTTCCTAAACATGCTTCAATTATATGCCACCATCATTACAGAAAAATTTGctctttaataatttttttttacattaaaaaaaatgaacattgttTAACAGAGAAAAAGAATCTTCAACAAAGTATAGCTTACTCTAACTCCATAGCAAATACCAGCATCTGGTAAAAGCTGTACATCGGGGTGGATCCACCCCATTTCAGGCTTATTCATGAAGCTTCCTGTTCGTGACCATTCAGAATTTGAAGTTGCACCTTTATTGTTCTTTTTCTTCACTTTGTCCATCACATGATACTATCTTTAGATATGCAAAGCTAATTGAACAATTGTAATACTACTAAAACTagtttacagtatttttcactTTAAACTTAGGCATGTACCCACATACTGTATAGTATTAGTAATAATCACTGATAATAAAAGGAAACCTTAAATAtctgaatttaatttatattactaaaataaaaaaaaaatacttctctacatatttacttttaatatttaatttgtcttttacACTTTCTTTTCAGTCTCTTAGAATGGCAGTTTCTAagaccaattttttaaaaaatgggttAGCAAAATATTACTATAGAGAGTTAAGCAAACTTTAAGTTTGAATAGTAGGAAAAAGTCTTTGCATAGGCTTGCCAAGcttctaaaaatacatttttaccaaAGATTGAAAAGGTCatctaatttttacaaagcttatatcaactcaacctgtcttgtctgtctggtaaaaagtttgtgcaagtcccacatccattctctgatcaatttgcacaattatttattggtatagacaagacatgaatcaataaaaataaacaagtagtcaattaactactggtaattaattattttgtttgataccatcAAGGGAAATTAAACCTTCAGtcttcacagatatggctaaatttgtagggttttgtccccttagaaaATTGAACACAATATTTcacccacacccattcttggatcaagaaATCTATGTAACTCTCATTGCTGGAAATTCAGTCACTATTACACTGACTAACTACTGGACCTCCCAATAAAATTTGTAACACAGGGTGGCACCTCAGTATTAAAACTATTATCAGTGTTAGACCAAAATGTCTTTGAACTCAAACAGATTTTCTGAACACTGTGGCAAGCCATCTTTAATCATAAAGTCCAAATAAAGTTATTTGTGAACAGAAGGACCTGAGGAAGACAGCAACAACGACTACTGAACTGAAAAGAGAATAATGTTTTAGACCTTGGCTTATCTGTATGGCGTgtgtttaattttaagataTAGATTTGCACTGTATCTGGTCATAAGAACCCAATAAATCATATTAATTATTTCttgtgggaaaaataacttCTGTGTTCGAACAATTCAATTCTTGAGCAAGTTTCTGGAACAAATTATGGTACCACTGTAGTTTTAAAGACTAGGGATTGATCTAGTTCTTAACAGTTAGTTAAATCTGACTATTCAAAGCGAAGGTTGGATTCCATTGCGATCTTTGAGTTTATAGGAAATGAGAATTGTGCTCATCTTCAACTATGAAGAAGGAGTTATATATATACTGCCTATAGTATAGTCCTATGCTTATATATCTAgtatgatctagattctagatctaatcaccTTAGTCtactctctcgctctctctccctgtgtatatatatatatatatatatatatagagagagagagagagagataaagatagataaagagagagtgagagagacttTACGACAGAGATTTACAATAGTCTGAtagatataatctatatagaagTAAATCTATAGCCTAtgaggcgcggtgactgagtggttaagctcttggcttctAAACAGAGTACCACTCCTGGGTTCTTTatggcacccctgagtccacccagctctaactgGTGGTTGTGATGACTGTAGTGTAagtttaatgttcctcccacaATCGGAGGactctaaaaatagacaaaaagtacctaatgtatctctattaaagaacaaaGCTTTTTAACAAATCAGGTACAcctgttttcacagtattttatatttgatatgaaaagTCGGCAGAACGGGTAAActcattttcacactctacttttttattttcgtggcaaatgtgaagggaacattctccatgtttgacatGGATCTAAATCGAATCCAGTAGATTAATAATAGGCCAGCAGGCTGTGGGTCATATCCAGCTAGtactaaataataattacatgATCATCATACAacattacacatatatatatatttatttaattaataaatactcAATTTTTCTAGATTCACTAAGAAAGATTCTACTTGTAactttctagattctagatctattctagaatctagatattagaatataatctagaataatctagatctaaaaaatagtATCAATAACAGTTGAATAACAGCAATAATGTCTAATAATGTCTTATTATTACCGCCAGTTGTGGGTGAGATACATATGATATAGTAATACAAAAACTGATACAGTATGGTGGTGACGATAATCTGATGATACACTACACTACTACAGTTCTGAGTCTACAGGCTGACAGTACTACACTCACTACACAGATCTCAGTACTGAGTactatttactagatctagatgatagagtttacaaaaagtatataaaaattaacacttaacccaaaaagtaagcagacggctgcagagtgaatacataaacaatgtaatatctaaagataacaacaaaaacctatggtcatacattaagtctaagaaaatggaaacaacaggcatagcgccattaaaagatgaacataatataacacataatgataatgaaactaaagcaaacatcctaaacaaatactttgcatcagcattctcagccccaggagacaaagacataccgaattactgaatttgaaccaagtaaacaacatagaagatatagtagtacaagaaaatggaattcaaaaactattagccaacaccaaaccaaataaagcttctggacctgatggtattccagctagattactcaaagaactaagcaatgagctagccccagtgttcaaaatactctttcaggcttcacttaaccagggcagagtaccaaaggactggaaagaagctaatgtcacccccctatttaaaaaaggagaaaaatctgacccgggaaactacagaccagtatcacttaccagcatcacatgtaaaatcctagaacacataatatgtagcaacatcataaaccacttagacaaacatagtgtcctcacaccataccaacatggctttaggaaatatagatcatgtgaaacacaactaataggactaattgatgatttttcaaaaggtttagataatagtgaacaaatagatgctatcttactagatttttctaaggcttttgacaaagttcaccaccatagtttgcttaaaaaattaaaatatttcggcattaattgtccactgcatcagtggattaaagattttctgatagggagagaacaaactgtaataataaatggctctaaatcaacaccgataacagtaaactcaggtgtacctcaaggaacagtcttgggtccactactatttttaatttacataaatgatttaccaaattgcattagttcaggaataaaagtcagattatttgcagacgattgcataatatatagaacaataaaaacaacacaagacacagatattttacaaagagaattagatgaattacagaaatgggaatcaaattggagcatgtctttccacccagaaaaatgtcagttgttaagagtaacaaaaaaactaaaacaaattaattccacttatcttattcatggcaaaccagtaacacagactaaaaacgcaaaatacctaggtgttataataaatgaaaaactatcatggaatccacatattgatgaaactacaaaaaaatcaaacaaagcattaggatttattaaaagaaatttctataaatcaaataagaacataaaactaaaatgttatttaaccttggttaggccaataatagaatatgcatcctccgtttgggacccctcaactcaagaaaacattaagaaactggaacagacacaaaatagagcagtgagattcataacaaacgaatattcacatttgactagagtaacacctttagtaaaatcactaaatttagaaagccttcaggacagaaggctcaaaagtaaagtagcaatcatacataaaacactgaaccataatcttcaaatacaaaaacaaaatttaataaaatactctgaaagacacaaagataaaggcacattcctcgtcccatatgctaggacaaatttgtacaaatactccttcttccctagtgctattagagcatggaatgggttgcctgagctagccaggaaaaccagtgacttggcagaatttaagtcattggttaatatgcatgactaaatgcatgacgcgtaggacgtaatcatcttcttttttgaagtaacgtctgtattatataagataagattagtaATTAGTAAGATAGACAACTATCATTTATGACTTATAGTTATACTTACTTATACTACTTATAGTCTAGTTTATAAACTCTACATTAGATTTTAGATTGATTTGATTAGTTAgatttatagtttattatattatagtctagatctagaatcatgtTAAATGATGTTACCATCTactaagagtctagatctagactctatattaatctatatatatataattattattatatttatatagattatctagtaatatagtatataatatagtatTAGTACTAAGTATATAATAcctatttaattatatattatatagggtTACTAGATCTTGATTTTAACACATTACTAAACAGTTAATAACTCGTATCAATCAATCGGAAAATTCCAACGATTATGGATGCAAAAGTAATAAAGAAACAACAATTATTAGGCATCAACAGGTGAGATTGAACCAGGAAATGtcttatctttatttttaaactgttaAGTAAAATCAATTCAGATGGACATAATCTATGTCACCAACAACTTTTCAACTTTAACCCTTCCCCTCTTGCAATGTCGAGTgagcaaataaaaagaagtaaGATCAAATAAATAAACGAGACTGAACAAATAGATCAAGATCCAAATCAGTAATTGCATTGACGAGAGCAAATTAAATTACGTCTACTGCAGTCCATATTTACATAACTGAAATCAGTCTATTGTTTAGACAcgcttttttgtttaaactttacTTTAACGTCATGGTGTACATTTAACTACCTTTCACTTTAAGAGTCTTATAAAACTCAATTCGCTTAAATGTTTGAAGATGTAGgcctttctagatctaaatagaactGGCCTATTTGGATCTGCATGACTTATTCGTAAGCTCGATTTACCAAACTATACAGATCCatagagtaggcctatatttaggcttgaaagtaggcctactaaataacGACTACTTGTTTTTACTAagtttacatcaactcactgtctgtctggtcaaaagtttgtgcaccttatttctcccacatccaatctcggatttTGCTAaaattttgcgcaattatttcttctacctgacaacacaagaatcaatacaaaaataataataataaataattataattatagttaaTTACTGAtgggtaatcaattattttgtatggTATCCTtagcattgtttatggtcggaacgatgtcgcccacacagcagttccccactctccgcgcagctgatgtgaccaaaggaacggaatatccaatacagtttttttttatcagtagCGCCTCAGGATCtagcacggtgtgccacagtctgcctaagggtcaccagctcctgatttttcctcagggttgtctcccgaagcctttcccgtgtttgggtatagccgcagggcagcggaggtttggattcagttttccttctcctagatgggtagccaaccaaggctaacgagcccctcctgcccgaagcttactggtttaggcgccagttgctcgcctttgccccttctcctgtccgTGGTAACGGATCCGCCAGGCTCAGTAACttagccacacgtgaaggccaggag is a genomic window containing:
- the LOC106071539 gene encoding SHC-transforming protein 1-like; translation: MDKVKKKNNKGATSNSEWSRTGSFMNKPEMGWIHPDVQLLPDAGICYGVRYVGCLEIKESMKSLDFETRTTIARESINRVAEAAGLKTVSKRKKIDRRLAKMMGDSPHMQYSGSNVNLTITTDSINLMVMESGEIIADHPLHVVSFASGGDVDTLDFVSYVAKDPQYSRACHVLECGGGLAEDVVTTIGQAFELRFKQYLKKQPKAVQLPDRRENPDFEGEKWGNRDDYYNDNPDATPPIAPDEASGLVSVPPRPEYSLPNNKPLKEEKAENSTFDDGLDAIDSFDPILAVSYDNNSESSQKEERTIDAFDMEPFSVELPPAPNIPDTPTLKKQENSQTEKDLRESKPVNVALEPVFEEWYHKDISRKQAETLLEFDGDFLVRKSSSGVGQYVLSGKQAGAPRHLLLVDPEGIVRTRDFIFDSVSHLINYHRQNSLPIVTQGSELQLIRPVKAYISSI